One Solanum pennellii chromosome 10, SPENNV200 genomic region harbors:
- the LOC107001909 gene encoding uncharacterized protein LOC107001909 encodes MNLHPFRISIPMDFYLSINLFDVLLNSIVKRFSSPENFHYSLLPPSTPRLIKDGSSQFITLIGEDYNDYLQYQTSRKQSSTACTIQLGNSFSYGAQSSSQEQWILDAGDSDNISVSAINLKSTELQASTSHTKGEFT; translated from the exons ATGAATCTCCATCCTTTCCGTATCTCTATACCTATGGATTTTTATCTTTCCATAAACCTCTTTGATGTATTACTCAATTCAATTGTTAAGAG ATTTTCCTCGCCAGAGAACTTCCACTACTCGCTTCTACCACCATCAACACCG AGGCTCATAAAGGATGGGTCATCTCAATTTATCACTTTAATTGGAGAAGACTATAATGACTATCTTCAGTATCAAACATCAAGGAAACAATCATCAACTGCTTGCACAATACAACTTGGTAACTCATTTTCTTATGGCGCACAGTCTTCATCTCAAGAACAATGGATTCTTGATGCTGGTGATTCTGACAATATTTCTG TGTCAGCTATTAATCTGAAATCCACTGAGCTGCAGGCATCTACTTCACATACAAAGGGGGAATTCACTTAA